A single window of Sporosarcina sp. FSL W7-1349 DNA harbors:
- a CDS encoding YusW family protein — protein sequence MTKWRVWSMAIASSLVLAACSADTEPTPTVDETPSAQEKSAENKATPSEETTQPTEPAETGTPTKTADSKEMQQKMDELQYEEFELQVEYADHTEYEAEIEKKADGSIKAEIEDSLKGVEQKGPGAFNELFPILEQLDITQQTDKEQAIANTLSAFNLPTDYTEFELEIRFKDGTKIEYEEKR from the coding sequence ATGACAAAATGGAGAGTTTGGTCTATGGCAATCGCCTCTTCTCTAGTGCTGGCCGCTTGTTCAGCTGATACGGAGCCTACACCGACTGTGGACGAAACTCCGTCTGCCCAAGAGAAATCCGCTGAAAACAAGGCAACACCTTCAGAAGAAACTACTCAGCCGACGGAACCGGCTGAAACCGGGACACCAACCAAAACCGCCGATTCAAAAGAGATGCAGCAAAAAATGGATGAGCTGCAGTATGAGGAATTTGAACTGCAAGTAGAGTATGCGGATCATACCGAATACGAGGCGGAAATTGAAAAGAAGGCAGACGGCTCCATCAAAGCCGAAATCGAGGATTCCTTGAAAGGTGTCGAACAAAAAGGTCCGGGTGCGTTCAATGAATTATTCCCTATTCTGGAACAATTGGATATCACTCAACAGACCGACAAAGAACAGGCCATTGCCAACACACTCTCGGCCTTCAACTTGCCGACCGACTACACCGAATTCGAACTGGAAATCCGGTTCAAGGACGGGACTAAAATTGAATATGAAGAGAAAAGATAA